From a region of the Triticum aestivum cultivar Chinese Spring chromosome 7D, IWGSC CS RefSeq v2.1, whole genome shotgun sequence genome:
- the LOC123166516 gene encoding uncharacterized protein isoform X1 has translation MDQGFVQAITMVRRGAAGVKEDVSSSCLDYSRHDLIRYKGFVMPGSSFLLLPCNGGGSCVFRHRLQKQPWATEEGMLSVFLKAVLFVPSPNYGCPASSACCSYHYGSPTSLACCKFGMFMTGAGASL, from the exons ATGGACCA GGGGTTTGTGCAGGCCATCACCATGGTACGCCGAGGTGCTGCGGGTGTCAAGGAGGACGTCAGTTCTAGCTGCTTAGATTACTCGAGG CATGATTTGATTCGGTACAAGGGGTTCGTCATGCCAGGCTCCTCTTTTCTGCTGCTTCCATGCAACGGTGGTGGCAGCTGTGTTTTTCGGCATCGGCTACAAAAACAGCCATG GGCGACCGAGGAAGGCATGTTGTCTGTTTTCTTGAAGGCCGTTCTGTTTGTTCCCAGCCCTAACTACGGTTGTCCAGCTAGttcggcatgttgttcatatcactaTGGTAGTCCAACGAGTTTGGCATGTTGTAAGTTTGGCATGTTCATGACGGGAGCAGGTGCCAGTTTGTGA
- the LOC123166516 gene encoding uncharacterized protein isoform X2: MDQGFVQAITMVRRGAAGVKEDVSSSCLDYSRHDLIRYKGFVMPGSSFLLLPCNGGGSCVFRHRLQKQPWHKNKLIRTE, translated from the exons ATGGACCA GGGGTTTGTGCAGGCCATCACCATGGTACGCCGAGGTGCTGCGGGTGTCAAGGAGGACGTCAGTTCTAGCTGCTTAGATTACTCGAGG CATGATTTGATTCGGTACAAGGGGTTCGTCATGCCAGGCTCCTCTTTTCTGCTGCTTCCATGCAACGGTGGTGGCAGCTGTGTTTTTCGGCATCGGCTACAAAAACAGCCATG GCATAAGAATAAGCTTATAAGAACCGAGTAG